The following are encoded together in the Cetobacterium ceti genome:
- a CDS encoding FAD-binding protein, with translation MKKQLLLLLALGAISQGAFGKEFIGKGNGYGGPLKVLVSTDNDKIINVELLSHKETSPVVKRAFPILKERILEAQSPIIDSVSGATYTSLGVKRAVAAGLKSAGKDYGRINMNTKAPEKPIAYLEPVNTDLVIVGGGPAGLAAAISAKENGVKNVILIEKLDILSGNGKFDMNFFDMINSEAQKKNGTNDTIEAFVKDKSNKMDTPERTLAQAKGAFVLDKWLRGMGIQLNHNYGLRNHMAEKDAYAGEEIQDGLEKRAKELGVDIRTSTKGLDLIINNGVITGVKVQNKNNFYDINGKAVVLATGGFSHNKELLAKYAPGAEKVETSNQMGATGDFLPIFEKHDLKVDNLDVLSVFAFIMVPSRDLTGGGDGFMLVNQKGERFTSEEITGKTSMEKANAILNQPGEYAYYIYDQNLYDSSYRLQKHTKLGLHIKAGTLEELAKKIDVPYETLKATREDFNSAIRGEKKDKFREVPFKREFKTEGPFYAAKVQSAIHMTKGGVVANENTEVLFENGKVAKGLYAAGEVTSSSAAYSASVVFGRLAGENAAKFILK, from the coding sequence ATGAAAAAGCAACTTTTATTATTATTAGCACTTGGAGCTATATCTCAAGGTGCTTTTGGTAAAGAATTTATTGGGAAAGGTAATGGTTATGGAGGACCTTTAAAAGTATTAGTATCCACAGATAATGATAAAATAATCAATGTGGAATTATTATCTCATAAGGAAACTTCTCCTGTTGTTAAAAGAGCTTTTCCTATTTTAAAAGAAAGAATACTAGAGGCTCAATCGCCTATTATTGACAGTGTAAGTGGAGCAACATACACTTCTCTAGGAGTTAAAAGAGCTGTCGCAGCGGGATTAAAAAGTGCTGGTAAAGATTATGGACGTATTAATATGAATACAAAGGCTCCTGAAAAACCTATTGCCTATTTAGAGCCTGTTAATACTGATTTAGTAATTGTTGGAGGTGGCCCAGCTGGACTTGCTGCAGCTATTTCTGCTAAAGAAAATGGTGTTAAAAATGTTATTTTAATTGAAAAATTAGATATTTTAAGTGGTAATGGTAAATTTGATATGAACTTTTTCGATATGATAAACAGTGAAGCTCAAAAGAAAAATGGTACTAATGATACTATTGAAGCTTTTGTTAAGGATAAAAGTAATAAAATGGATACTCCAGAAAGAACTTTAGCTCAGGCTAAAGGAGCCTTTGTCCTAGATAAGTGGTTAAGAGGTATGGGTATTCAATTAAACCATAATTATGGACTTAGAAATCATATGGCTGAGAAAGATGCCTACGCTGGAGAAGAAATTCAAGATGGCCTTGAAAAAAGAGCCAAAGAATTAGGAGTTGATATTCGAACTTCTACAAAGGGACTAGATTTAATAATAAATAATGGAGTTATTACAGGAGTTAAAGTTCAAAATAAAAATAATTTTTATGATATAAATGGTAAGGCTGTTGTTTTAGCTACTGGAGGTTTCTCTCACAATAAAGAACTTTTAGCAAAATATGCTCCTGGAGCTGAAAAAGTTGAAACTTCTAACCAAATGGGAGCTACTGGAGATTTTTTACCTATTTTTGAAAAACATGATTTAAAAGTTGATAACTTAGATGTTTTAAGCGTATTTGCATTTATAATGGTTCCTTCTAGAGATTTAACTGGAGGAGGGGATGGATTTATGCTTGTTAATCAAAAAGGTGAAAGATTTACAAGTGAAGAGATAACTGGAAAAACAAGTATGGAAAAAGCAAATGCTATTTTAAATCAGCCTGGAGAATATGCTTATTATATTTATGATCAAAATTTATACGATTCTAGTTATCGTTTACAAAAACATACAAAATTAGGATTACATATTAAAGCAGGTACTTTAGAAGAGTTAGCTAAAAAAATAGATGTTCCATATGAAACTTTAAAGGCAACAAGAGAGGATTTTAATAGTGCCATTAGAGGAGAGAAAAAAGATAAGTTTAGAGAAGTTCCATTTAAAAGAGAATTTAAAACTGAAGGTCCTTTCTATGCTGCCAAGGTTCAATCTGCTATTCATATGACAAAGGGTGGAGTTGTAGCCAATGAAAATACTGAAGTTTTATTTGAAAATGGTAAAGTTGCCAAGGGATTATATGCCGCAGGAGAAGTTACAAGTAGTAGCGCTGCATACAGTGCCTCTGTTGTTTTTGGTCGTTTAGCTGGAGAAAATGCTGCTAAGTTTATTTTGAAATAA
- the lepA gene encoding translation elongation factor 4 produces MLQKFKRNFSIIAHIDHGKSTIADRLLQSTGTVAEREMKEQLLDSMDLEREKGITIKAQAVTIHYKAKDGNDYELNLIDTPGHVDFIYEVSRSLAACEGALLVVDAAQGVEAQTLANVYLALENNLEIVPVINKIDLPAADVPKVQEEIEDIIGLPADNAVLTSAKSGIGIEDLLEAIVERIPAPNYDESAPLKAMIFDSLFDDYRGVVTYVKVLEGSIKKGDKIKVWSTGKEFEVLECGIFVPTKKEQPELSSGSVGYIITGIKTIQDTQVGDTITHVNRPCLEPLEGFRPAQSMVYAGIYPISTDDYVDLREALEKLQLNDASLSFLPETSLALGFGFRCGFLGLLHMEIIVERLRREYNIDLISTSPSVEYRIIKENGEVLVIDNPCEFPEGGRGKVVVEEPYIKGSILTPKEYVGNIMELCQEKRGVYIDMNYIDDNRAMVIYELPLAEIVIDFYDKLKSRTKGYASFEYELIGYRESKLVKVDILVSGNVVDAFSFIAHADHAASRGRAICEKLKEIIPRQQFEVPIQAALGAKIIARETIKAYRKNVLAKCYGGDVTRKKKLLEKQKEGKKRMKQIGNVEIPQEAFVSVLKLND; encoded by the coding sequence TTGTTACAGAAATTTAAAAGAAACTTTTCTATAATTGCACATATAGACCACGGTAAATCTACAATTGCCGACAGATTGTTACAATCTACTGGTACAGTTGCCGAAAGAGAAATGAAAGAACAATTACTAGATTCAATGGATCTAGAAAGAGAAAAGGGAATTACAATAAAAGCCCAAGCAGTTACAATTCATTATAAAGCAAAGGACGGAAATGATTATGAATTAAACTTAATCGATACTCCAGGACACGTTGACTTTATATATGAGGTTTCAAGATCATTAGCTGCCTGTGAAGGTGCTTTACTTGTTGTTGACGCCGCTCAAGGTGTAGAAGCTCAAACACTTGCTAACGTATATTTAGCACTTGAAAATAACTTAGAAATCGTACCTGTTATAAACAAAATTGATTTACCAGCAGCAGATGTACCAAAAGTTCAAGAGGAAATAGAGGATATCATCGGATTACCTGCTGATAACGCAGTTTTAACATCTGCTAAATCTGGTATTGGAATTGAAGATCTTTTAGAAGCAATCGTTGAAAGAATTCCAGCTCCTAACTATGATGAATCAGCTCCACTTAAAGCTATGATATTTGACTCTCTTTTTGATGATTATAGAGGAGTAGTTACTTATGTTAAAGTTTTAGAAGGATCAATTAAAAAAGGTGATAAAATCAAAGTTTGGTCAACTGGAAAAGAGTTTGAAGTATTAGAGTGTGGTATCTTTGTTCCTACTAAAAAAGAGCAACCTGAACTTTCAAGCGGATCAGTTGGATATATTATCACTGGTATTAAAACAATTCAAGATACACAGGTTGGAGATACAATAACTCATGTTAACAGACCTTGTCTTGAGCCATTAGAAGGATTTAGACCTGCTCAATCAATGGTTTATGCTGGTATTTATCCTATTTCAACAGACGATTACGTTGATTTAAGAGAAGCTTTAGAAAAATTACAACTAAATGATGCTTCATTATCATTTTTACCAGAAACTTCATTAGCTCTAGGATTTGGATTTAGATGTGGATTCCTAGGATTACTACATATGGAAATTATAGTTGAAAGATTAAGAAGAGAATATAATATAGATTTAATCTCTACTTCTCCTTCAGTTGAATATAGAATTATTAAGGAAAACGGTGAGGTTTTAGTTATTGATAACCCTTGTGAATTCCCAGAGGGAGGAAGAGGTAAAGTTGTTGTAGAAGAACCTTATATTAAGGGAAGTATTCTAACTCCTAAGGAGTATGTTGGTAATATAATGGAACTTTGTCAGGAAAAAAGAGGAGTTTATATTGATATGAACTACATAGATGACAATAGAGCCATGGTAATCTATGAATTACCTCTAGCTGAAATAGTTATTGATTTCTACGATAAATTAAAGTCAAGAACTAAAGGATACGCTTCATTTGAATATGAACTAATTGGATATAGAGAATCTAAACTTGTTAAAGTTGACATTTTAGTTTCTGGAAACGTTGTTGACGCATTTTCATTTATTGCCCATGCAGATCATGCTGCTTCTAGAGGAAGAGCAATTTGTGAAAAATTAAAAGAAATTATTCCTAGACAACAATTTGAGGTACCTATTCAAGCTGCTTTAGGAGCTAAAATAATTGCTAGAGAAACTATCAAAGCATATAGAAAGAACGTACTTGCTAAGTGTTATGGTGGAGACGTAACTAGAAAGAAAAAACTTCTTGAAAAACAAAAAGAAGGTAAGAAAAGAATGAAGCAAATCGGAAACGTTGAGATTCCTCAAGAAGCATTTGTTTCTGTACTTAAACTTAACGACTAA
- a CDS encoding YhcH/YjgK/YiaL family protein yields MIFGQFHELKNYKGTSKMLDRAFELIESGEFLKGEPGKNVVEGDDLFFNLVEVDTRELKDCFFETHKDYIDIHVVVEGEENIGYALQEELKAENEYDKGSDFQKFGGESKQIFTIKNDRFVVFYPEEPHMPLMAIGEPKKIKKAIFKIKL; encoded by the coding sequence ATGATTTTCGGACAATTTCATGAACTAAAAAATTACAAGGGAACATCTAAAATGCTAGATAGAGCTTTTGAGCTAATAGAGTCTGGAGAGTTTTTAAAAGGTGAACCTGGAAAAAATGTTGTAGAGGGAGATGATCTATTTTTTAATTTGGTAGAGGTTGATACTAGAGAGTTAAAAGACTGTTTTTTTGAAACACATAAGGATTATATAGATATACATGTGGTAGTAGAAGGTGAAGAAAATATTGGATATGCTTTACAAGAGGAATTAAAAGCAGAAAATGAATATGATAAAGGTTCTGACTTTCAAAAATTCGGTGGAGAATCTAAGCAAATTTTTACAATAAAAAATGATAGATTTGTAGTATTTTATCCTGAGGAACCACATATGCCTTTAATGGCAATAGGTGAGCCAAAGAAAATAAAAAAAGCTATATTTAAAATAAAGTTATAA
- a CDS encoding YoaK family protein, with protein sequence MDRINRTLLCWVNSLTFLSGGINVAAIVAYSITVSHLTGNLSKVPIDIENGDFTSLYTLMGILTMFLTGSTVSGVLIGEKNFTFGKRYGWTLEVMAFILIGGQIIFDGGKNLIFVLSFLMGLQNGLFIMYKGAVTRTTHVTGSFTDLGIYLGHYLKGDKSVLWRIKYYIYNIFSFALGGGVGATGYSFFSENFFYFLGIGYIIAGAFYFRLRKKYQRLI encoded by the coding sequence ATGGACAGAATAAATAGAACGTTACTTTGTTGGGTAAATTCATTGACATTTTTAAGTGGCGGAATAAACGTTGCTGCAATAGTGGCCTATTCTATTACAGTATCACATCTTACAGGAAATCTTTCAAAAGTTCCAATTGATATAGAAAATGGAGATTTTACTAGTCTTTATACTCTTATGGGAATACTTACTATGTTTTTAACAGGATCTACAGTTTCTGGAGTATTAATAGGAGAAAAAAATTTTACATTTGGTAAAAGATATGGTTGGACTTTAGAGGTAATGGCATTTATCTTAATAGGTGGTCAGATTATATTTGATGGAGGAAAAAATTTAATATTTGTTTTATCATTTTTAATGGGATTACAAAATGGACTCTTTATAATGTATAAGGGAGCTGTAACAAGAACAACTCATGTGACAGGATCTTTTACAGACCTAGGAATATATTTGGGTCACTATTTAAAAGGTGATAAAAGTGTTCTTTGGAGAATAAAGTATTATATATATAATATTTTTTCTTTTGCTCTTGGAGGAGGGGTAGGAGCCACTGGATATTCCTTTTTTTCAGAAAATTTCTTTTATTTTTTAGGGATAGGGTATATAATAGCAGGTGCATTTTACTTTAGATTAAGGAAAAAGTATCAGAGATTAATATAA
- a CDS encoding putative periplasmic lipoprotein — MKKILFIFGVLGILGGCTSVSTQNNFPKNNQEMIVNGKNGYIGKLITKDNWESATFVEGKNKSELVRMISGDGIKMGNNNMSIHFKNNMGILERKK; from the coding sequence ATGAAAAAAATTTTATTTATTTTTGGAGTTTTAGGAATTTTAGGAGGATGTACTAGTGTTTCTACACAAAATAATTTTCCAAAAAATAATCAGGAAATGATAGTAAATGGGAAAAATGGATATATTGGAAAATTAATTACAAAGGATAATTGGGAGAGTGCAACTTTTGTAGAAGGAAAAAATAAAAGTGAGTTAGTAAGAATGATATCTGGAGATGGGATTAAAATGGGTAATAATAATATGTCTATTCATTTTAAAAATAATATGGGAATTTTAGAAAGAAAAAAATAA
- a CDS encoding amino acid permease, which produces MDKKLGVVSLAGLVVSAMIGGGVYNLPQNMAADAGTGAIIIAWIITGFGMWFIAKTFSILANVRPEVTSGIYGYGELGFGRFTGFLIAWGYWICNVFANVGYAILLMDSFNYFFNPYFKGGNNLLSVICGSIVIWGMYFAVLAGVKQATFINNIGVVGKLIPLGIFIVILIFNFSFEKFTTDFWGHNVIPSLLDKDLGGVFPQVKSTMLVTLWVFLGIEGASIISSRAESQKSVGRATVMGFVTCLCIYALLSLLPLGIVSQGELSTMSPPSTGPVLTKLIGTSGNVIMNLGVIIALLSSWLVWTVMLASLPYEAAKSGTFPKIFATENKNESPSYSLLVSSILMQICMIVVYFSNDAWNLMLSITGVMILPCYFACTLYLWKISRRHDDYHKEPEVHIGSALLTGVLGTIYAGWLIYAAGLNYLLVATVIYALGIPVFRKARRENANGEPIFNHCEKVFAIILVIAGIIGVFYTIANYKTLLG; this is translated from the coding sequence ATGGACAAAAAATTAGGTGTGGTTTCCTTGGCTGGATTAGTTGTAAGTGCAATGATAGGAGGAGGGGTTTATAATCTTCCTCAAAATATGGCGGCAGATGCTGGAACTGGAGCTATAATCATTGCATGGATAATAACTGGCTTTGGAATGTGGTTTATTGCTAAAACATTTAGTATTTTAGCTAATGTACGACCTGAAGTAACCTCTGGAATTTACGGCTATGGTGAACTTGGATTTGGAAGGTTTACAGGATTTTTAATTGCATGGGGATATTGGATATGTAATGTTTTTGCCAATGTAGGATATGCAATTTTACTAATGGATTCTTTTAACTATTTTTTTAATCCTTATTTTAAAGGAGGAAACAATTTACTCTCTGTAATATGTGGTTCTATAGTAATATGGGGAATGTATTTTGCAGTTTTAGCTGGAGTAAAACAAGCTACCTTTATAAATAATATAGGGGTTGTGGGGAAACTTATACCTTTGGGTATATTTATAGTTATTTTAATATTTAATTTTAGTTTTGAAAAGTTTACAACAGATTTTTGGGGGCATAATGTAATTCCTAGTCTTTTAGATAAGGATTTAGGAGGAGTATTTCCCCAAGTTAAAAGTACTATGCTTGTAACCCTTTGGGTATTTTTAGGAATAGAGGGAGCTTCTATAATTTCAAGTAGAGCAGAATCTCAAAAATCTGTAGGAAGAGCTACAGTGATGGGATTTGTAACTTGTCTATGTATTTATGCTCTTTTATCACTTTTACCATTAGGAATAGTGTCCCAGGGAGAACTATCAACAATGTCACCTCCATCTACAGGACCAGTATTAACAAAATTAATTGGAACTTCTGGAAATGTGATTATGAATCTAGGAGTTATTATAGCTTTACTGAGTTCGTGGCTAGTATGGACAGTTATGTTGGCATCTCTTCCTTATGAAGCAGCAAAAAGTGGAACTTTTCCTAAAATATTTGCCACAGAAAATAAAAATGAATCACCATCATATTCTTTACTTGTTTCATCAATACTTATGCAAATATGTATGATTGTTGTTTATTTTTCCAATGATGCTTGGAATTTAATGCTAAGTATCACTGGGGTAATGATACTTCCTTGTTATTTTGCCTGTACCTTATATCTTTGGAAAATATCTAGAAGGCATGATGATTATCACAAAGAACCAGAAGTGCATATAGGGTCAGCACTTTTAACTGGAGTTTTAGGAACCATTTATGCAGGATGGCTTATATATGCAGCAGGACTTAATTATCTTCTTGTGGCAACAGTAATTTATGCTCTAGGAATTCCTGTATTTAGAAAAGCAAGGAGAGAAAATGCCAATGGAGAACCAATATTTAACCATTGTGAAAAGGTCTTTGCAATAATTTTAGTTATAGCAGGAATCATTGGAGTATTTTATACAATCGCAAACTATAAAACACTACTTGGGTAA
- a CDS encoding Orn/Lys/Arg family decarboxylase has translation MRQIVIGDGSKVLFLTDGVKDGTEIGNRVKDLIEEMKRRGLGVYTTESLEDLEDVIVVDKGIDCLLFSWPEDRNEDKAIKIIQKLHEYQEGVPVFLLTHKGDALEKIGKNLYENIEEVIWLLQEEIIFLGERIERAVDRYNDDLLPPLARAVFNYNKVAEYSWAAPGHQGGVGFTKTALGRRFFDFYDENLFRTDTGIERTTIGSLLDHTGAFLESEKNTARIFGADRSYNVLVGTSGSNRTIMQGVLTDENIALIDRNCHKSIEQGLIITGAKPVYMIPTRNAYGIIGPILPKEMDKKEVVKKIKNSPLVPEELKKELPVYSVLTNCTYDGVCYNSKKVEDNFQKFIKRIHFDEAWYGYARFNPIYKDHFGMRGEAKEYKGKATVFATHSTHKLLNALSQSSYIHMRQGEDIISEERFNQAYMMHATTSPLYAIAVSNEIGAAMMDGSTGKYLTDEVLKEAIEFRKMVGKYYEEYKDEGEWFFKPWNQEMVKNPKGGKEYRFHEAPTDLLMKEQSCWVMNPEDSWHGFKGLPENWIMLDPIKVSILSPGIKEDGKFEKVGVPAQLISYYFSRNGIVPTRTTDFQIMFLFSMGVTKGKWGTLLDMLVQFKKDYDRNVKLSKIFPELVHGREEIYGDMGMKDLGEEMFKYIKESNPGKYLNDAYSSLPTPTLTPREAYNKLVTNEVELVPASKLMGRVAANGVIPYPPGIPMVMSGENFGDEKSPQIGYLKALATWDEKFPGFEHEIEGATVENGEYCVLCVKSVDI, from the coding sequence ATGAGACAAATTGTAATAGGTGATGGGAGTAAGGTTTTATTTTTAACTGATGGAGTTAAAGATGGAACTGAGATTGGAAATAGAGTTAAAGATTTAATAGAAGAGATGAAAAGAAGAGGATTAGGAGTATATACAACTGAATCATTAGAAGATTTAGAAGATGTCATCGTTGTAGATAAGGGAATAGATTGTTTACTTTTTTCTTGGCCAGAGGACAGAAATGAAGATAAGGCTATAAAGATAATTCAAAAATTACATGAGTATCAAGAGGGTGTTCCTGTATTTTTATTGACACACAAGGGAGATGCCTTAGAAAAAATAGGTAAAAATTTATATGAAAATATAGAAGAAGTAATATGGCTTTTACAAGAGGAGATAATTTTTTTAGGAGAGAGAATAGAAAGAGCTGTTGATAGATATAATGATGATCTTTTACCACCTTTGGCTAGAGCAGTATTTAATTATAATAAAGTTGCTGAATATTCTTGGGCAGCTCCAGGACATCAAGGTGGAGTTGGGTTTACAAAAACAGCCTTAGGAAGAAGATTTTTTGATTTTTATGATGAGAATTTATTTAGAACAGATACTGGAATAGAAAGAACAACGATAGGATCATTACTTGATCATACAGGAGCATTTTTAGAAAGTGAAAAAAATACAGCTAGAATATTTGGGGCAGATAGATCATATAATGTTTTAGTGGGAACATCTGGATCTAATAGGACAATAATGCAAGGGGTTTTAACAGATGAAAATATTGCTTTAATAGATAGAAATTGTCATAAATCAATAGAGCAAGGACTTATTATAACAGGAGCTAAGCCAGTTTATATGATTCCAACAAGAAATGCATATGGAATAATAGGGCCAATACTTCCTAAGGAAATGGATAAAAAAGAGGTTGTAAAGAAAATAAAAAATAGTCCATTGGTTCCTGAAGAATTAAAAAAAGAACTACCTGTTTATTCAGTTTTAACAAATTGTACATATGATGGGGTTTGTTATAATAGTAAAAAAGTTGAAGATAATTTTCAAAAATTTATAAAAAGAATTCATTTTGACGAAGCTTGGTATGGATATGCAAGATTTAATCCAATATATAAGGATCACTTTGGAATGAGAGGAGAGGCAAAGGAATATAAGGGAAAGGCTACGGTTTTTGCCACACATTCAACTCATAAACTTTTAAATGCTTTATCCCAATCTTCATATATTCATATGAGACAGGGAGAAGATATTATATCAGAGGAGAGATTTAATCAAGCATATATGATGCATGCAACTACATCTCCTCTTTATGCAATAGCTGTTTCTAATGAAATAGGGGCCGCTATGATGGATGGAAGCACAGGAAAATATTTAACAGATGAAGTTTTAAAAGAAGCGATTGAATTTAGAAAAATGGTTGGAAAATATTATGAAGAGTATAAAGATGAGGGAGAGTGGTTTTTTAAACCGTGGAATCAAGAAATGGTGAAGAATCCTAAAGGTGGAAAGGAGTATAGATTTCACGAAGCACCAACTGACCTTTTAATGAAGGAGCAAAGTTGTTGGGTTATGAATCCAGAGGATTCATGGCATGGATTTAAAGGACTGCCAGAAAATTGGATTATGTTAGACCCTATTAAAGTTAGTATACTTTCTCCTGGAATAAAAGAGGATGGAAAATTTGAAAAGGTAGGAGTTCCTGCTCAATTAATATCCTATTATTTTTCTAGAAATGGAATAGTTCCAACAAGAACAACAGATTTCCAAATTATGTTTTTATTCTCCATGGGAGTAACAAAAGGAAAATGGGGAACTCTTTTAGATATGTTAGTACAGTTTAAAAAGGATTATGATAGAAATGTGAAATTATCTAAAATATTTCCAGAATTGGTTCATGGAAGAGAGGAAATATATGGAGATATGGGAATGAAAGATTTAGGAGAAGAGATGTTTAAATATATTAAGGAAAGTAATCCTGGAAAATATTTAAATGATGCTTATTCAAGTTTACCAACTCCAACTTTAACTCCAAGGGAAGCATATAATAAATTAGTGACTAATGAAGTTGAACTTGTTCCTGCTAGTAAGTTAATGGGAAGAGTAGCAGCAAATGGAGTTATTCCATATCCACCTGGAATTCCGATGGTTATGTCAGGAGAAAATTTTGGAGATGAAAAAAGTCCTCAAATAGGTTATTTAAAAGCTTTGGCAACTTGGGATGAGAAGTTCCCAGGATTTGAGCATGAAATAGAAGGGGCTACTGTGGAAAATGGAGAGTACTGTGTGCTTTGTGTCAAGTCTGTCGACATATAA
- a CDS encoding transglycosylase domain-containing protein, producing MNKKILKYLAICLFLFILSGFGAIYIIFDKYSKELPDVSTLVENYAPSIPTTIYDRNGEVIDVIYREVRDPVQIEKVPNYVKDAFLAIEDRRFYSHHGIDPLRLMSSILVNIKSGRAAQGASTLTQQLARNAFLTHEKKLSRKIKEAIITIEIEKKYTKNEILEKYLNEIYFGSGAYGIETASKTFFRKNVENLNLAEAALLAGIPNRPELYNPRKHLSRALYRQKLILAQMKKFGFISEDEYERALKQKFINEKKLPKDFKENEYTTVIYNESPVALAFNAPDFTDMIESFLLKNFDPNLIYTGGLKVYTTLDLNMQKVAKEVFENYSPLKKNKKLQGAMVTIDSKNGNIVSIVGGKNFKSGNYNRALFAQRQLGSSFKPFVYFSALDLGYEMNLVEEDSRIVYGKWAPRNYGDHYRGNMTILDGFDRSQNIVAIKLLDRIGYKKLHETVEKANGTFKVPDNLTLALGSFEATPLELARSYAIFSNGGYAVDPTMILKIDDKYGNTIYRNTPKIEQRFNPLNISLMTYMLKNSVKTGTSRRAIVKDKNGNPIEQGGKTGTTNKSRTTWFAGITPEYVTTIYLGNDDNSEVKKATGGGLVAPLWGDYYQALINKGLYTPGKFEFLNNYIKNGDLVLEQLDTTNGLISNKYPSKTYLLRRGKMEVEKKSKYKYGIEGVINGTYLLDNAGINTIINNNITPPSSINTENNVEKNTTPSGVKSNLEKDSIFNRIFRRD from the coding sequence ATGAATAAAAAAATCTTAAAATATTTAGCCATATGTCTATTTTTATTTATACTTTCAGGATTTGGTGCCATATATATAATTTTTGATAAATATTCCAAGGAGCTTCCTGATGTTTCAACTTTAGTTGAAAACTATGCTCCTTCTATTCCTACAACAATTTATGATAGGAATGGCGAAGTTATAGATGTAATATATAGAGAGGTTAGAGATCCTGTTCAAATTGAAAAGGTTCCTAATTATGTAAAAGATGCTTTTTTAGCTATTGAGGATAGGAGATTTTATTCTCATCACGGAATAGATCCTCTTAGACTTATGTCTTCTATATTAGTTAACATAAAAAGTGGTAGAGCTGCACAAGGAGCTAGTACTCTTACTCAGCAATTGGCAAGAAATGCCTTTTTAACCCATGAAAAGAAACTTTCAAGAAAAATTAAAGAGGCTATAATAACCATTGAAATTGAAAAAAAATATACTAAAAATGAGATTTTAGAAAAATATCTAAATGAAATTTATTTTGGAAGTGGAGCCTATGGTATAGAAACTGCTTCTAAAACTTTCTTTAGAAAAAATGTTGAAAATCTTAATTTAGCTGAAGCTGCTCTTTTAGCAGGTATTCCCAATAGACCTGAATTATATAATCCTAGAAAACATCTTTCTAGAGCATTATATAGACAAAAGCTTATTTTAGCTCAAATGAAAAAATTTGGTTTTATAAGTGAAGATGAATATGAAAGAGCTTTAAAGCAAAAGTTTATAAATGAAAAGAAACTTCCTAAGGATTTTAAAGAAAATGAATATACTACTGTTATATATAATGAATCTCCTGTGGCTTTAGCTTTCAATGCTCCAGATTTTACAGATATGATTGAAAGTTTCTTACTTAAAAACTTTGATCCTAATCTTATATATACAGGGGGATTAAAGGTATATACTACCCTTGATTTAAATATGCAAAAAGTTGCCAAGGAAGTATTTGAAAACTACAGTCCTTTAAAGAAAAATAAAAAGCTTCAAGGTGCTATGGTAACCATTGATTCTAAAAATGGTAATATTGTAAGTATCGTCGGAGGAAAAAACTTTAAAAGTGGAAATTATAATAGAGCACTATTTGCTCAAAGACAACTAGGATCTTCATTTAAACCATTTGTTTATTTCTCAGCTCTTGATTTAGGCTATGAAATGAATTTAGTTGAAGAGGATTCTAGAATTGTCTATGGTAAATGGGCTCCTAGAAACTACGGTGATCATTATAGAGGAAATATGACTATTCTAGATGGTTTTGATAGATCACAAAATATTGTTGCTATTAAACTTTTAGATAGAATTGGTTATAAAAAACTTCATGAAACTGTAGAAAAAGCCAATGGAACTTTTAAAGTTCCTGATAATTTAACTTTAGCTTTAGGTTCATTTGAAGCAACTCCACTTGAACTTGCTAGAAGTTATGCTATTTTCTCCAATGGTGGATATGCAGTTGACCCAACTATGATTTTAAAAATTGATGATAAGTATGGAAATACCATATATAGAAATACACCTAAAATAGAACAAAGATTTAATCCACTTAATATATCTCTTATGACTTATATGCTTAAAAATTCAGTTAAAACTGGAACAAGTAGAAGAGCTATAGTTAAAGATAAAAATGGGAATCCTATTGAACAAGGTGGAAAAACAGGTACTACAAATAAATCTAGAACAACTTGGTTTGCAGGGATAACTCCTGAATATGTTACTACTATCTATCTTGGAAATGATGACAATTCAGAAGTTAAAAAAGCGACTGGTGGAGGCTTAGTAGCTCCTCTATGGGGAGATTATTACCAAGCTCTTATTAATAAGGGACTTTATACTCCTGGTAAATTTGAATTTTTAAATAATTATATTAAAAATGGAGATTTAGTTCTAGAACAACTTGATACTACCAATGGTTTAATCTCTAATAAATACCCTTCTAAAACTTATCTTTTAAGAAGAGGTAAAATGGAAGTTGAGAAAAAATCTAAATATAAATATGGTATTGAAGGAGTTATAAATGGAACTTATCTTTTAGATAATGCAGGTATAAATACTATTATTAATAATAATATTACTCCTCCTTCATCTATAAACACAGAAAATAATGTTGAAAAAAATACAACTCCTTCTGGAGTTAAAAGTAATTTAGAAAAAGATTCAATATTTAATAGAATTTTTAGAAGAGATTAA